A genomic segment from Streptomyces sp. NBC_00654 encodes:
- a CDS encoding FAD-dependent oxidoreductase, with translation MTRPVRVAIVGAGPAGIYAADALLKSEAAQDPGVSIDLFERMPAPFGLIRYGVAPDHPRIKGIVKALHQVLDKPQLRLFGNVDYPNDIGLDDLRSFYDAVIFSTGADADRALDIPGAGLDGSYGAADFVSWYDGHPEVPRTWPLTAEKVAVLGVGNVALDVARVLAKTADELLPTEIPANVYEGLKANKALEVHVFGRRGPAQAKFSPMELRELDHSPNIEVIVNPEDIDYDAGSIETRRGNKQANMVASTLENWAIRDVGDRPHKLFLHFFESPVEILGEDGRVAGLRTERTELDGTGNVRGTGSFTDWDVQSVYRAVGYYSQELPKLPFDVGSGTVPHAAGRVITGDEPMTSVYVTGWIKRGPVGLIGHTKGDANETVACLLEDRAEGRLPAPAQPEPDAVVAFLDERGVRYTTREGWHRLDAHEQALGAEQGRERIKVVDRSAMLDASGAPEVSPATDTPAGS, from the coding sequence ATGACACGCCCCGTCCGCGTCGCCATCGTCGGAGCCGGTCCTGCCGGGATCTACGCAGCGGACGCGCTGCTGAAATCCGAAGCCGCACAGGACCCGGGTGTGTCGATCGACCTGTTCGAGCGCATGCCCGCCCCCTTCGGCCTGATCCGCTACGGCGTGGCCCCGGACCACCCCCGGATCAAGGGCATCGTCAAGGCGCTGCACCAGGTGCTGGACAAGCCGCAGCTGCGGCTCTTCGGCAACGTCGACTACCCCAACGACATCGGCCTGGACGATCTGCGGTCCTTCTACGACGCCGTGATCTTCTCCACCGGCGCCGACGCCGACCGCGCGCTCGACATCCCCGGCGCCGGTCTGGACGGCTCCTACGGAGCGGCCGACTTCGTCTCCTGGTACGACGGGCACCCCGAGGTCCCGCGCACCTGGCCGCTGACGGCGGAGAAGGTCGCCGTGCTGGGTGTCGGCAACGTGGCCCTGGACGTGGCGCGTGTACTCGCCAAGACGGCGGACGAGCTGCTGCCGACGGAGATCCCGGCCAATGTGTACGAGGGCCTGAAGGCCAACAAGGCGCTGGAGGTGCACGTCTTCGGGCGGCGTGGCCCCGCCCAGGCCAAGTTCAGCCCCATGGAGCTGCGGGAGCTCGACCACTCGCCCAACATCGAGGTCATCGTCAACCCCGAGGACATCGACTACGACGCGGGCTCCATCGAGACCCGGCGGGGCAACAAGCAGGCCAACATGGTCGCCTCCACGCTGGAGAACTGGGCGATACGCGATGTCGGTGACCGCCCGCACAAGCTGTTCCTGCACTTCTTCGAGTCGCCGGTCGAGATCCTGGGCGAGGACGGCCGCGTGGCCGGTCTGCGTACCGAGCGCACCGAGCTGGACGGCACCGGCAACGTCCGGGGTACCGGTTCCTTCACCGACTGGGACGTGCAGAGCGTCTACCGCGCCGTCGGCTACTACTCGCAGGAGCTGCCCAAGCTCCCCTTCGACGTGGGCTCCGGCACCGTCCCGCACGCCGCCGGACGCGTCATCACCGGTGACGAGCCGATGACTTCGGTGTACGTCACGGGCTGGATCAAGCGGGGGCCGGTCGGCCTGATCGGTCACACCAAGGGCGATGCCAACGAGACGGTCGCCTGCCTGCTGGAGGACCGCGCCGAGGGCCGGCTCCCCGCCCCGGCGCAGCCGGAGCCGGACGCCGTCGTCGCCTTCCTCGACGAGCGCGGAGTCCGCTACACCACCCGTGAGGGCTGGCACCGCCTGGACGCGCACGAGCAGGCGCTCGGCGCGGAGCAGGGCCGCGAGCGGATCAAGGTCGTGGACCGCTCCGCGATGCTGGACGCCTCCGGTGCCCCGGAGGTCTCCCCCGCGACGGACACCCCGGCCGGTTCCTGA
- a CDS encoding LysM peptidoglycan-binding domain-containing protein: MPETGKYRRSTSARLTRGFIAVGTGGAALVLPLAGASFASAAPAQHSITAEKAVAPTAVSVKEIAAQRADATTHSVVEGDSLSKIARSYSLGGGWQKLYDDNRKAVGDNPDLIHPGLKLSIGSKAPAQPESTASSSDRSEGGDRADRSQRTSAQPGANGSAADTATGTATQAAATGTVAVAAEQPTAYTNDLDGWIKESLAVMAEHGIPGSYEGIHRNIMRESSGNPLVVNNWDSNAAAGIPSKGLLQVIDPTFQAYHVPGTSMDSLDPVANITAACNYAADKYGSIDNVFGAY; the protein is encoded by the coding sequence ATGCCCGAAACGGGCAAGTACCGTCGTTCCACGTCCGCCCGTCTGACCCGCGGTTTCATCGCCGTGGGCACCGGCGGAGCCGCCCTTGTGCTTCCGCTGGCCGGTGCGAGCTTTGCCTCCGCGGCACCCGCGCAGCACTCCATCACCGCCGAAAAGGCCGTGGCGCCGACTGCCGTATCCGTCAAGGAAATTGCCGCGCAGCGGGCGGATGCCACGACCCATTCCGTGGTCGAGGGTGATTCGCTTTCCAAGATCGCCCGCAGTTATTCCCTCGGTGGTGGCTGGCAGAAGCTGTACGACGACAACCGAAAGGCCGTCGGCGACAATCCCGACCTGATTCACCCCGGCCTCAAGCTGTCGATCGGATCCAAGGCGCCGGCGCAGCCCGAGTCCACTGCCTCCTCGTCCGACCGGAGCGAGGGAGGCGACCGCGCCGACCGCTCGCAGCGCACGAGCGCGCAGCCGGGCGCCAACGGCTCCGCCGCCGACACGGCCACCGGTACGGCTACCCAGGCCGCCGCCACCGGTACCGTCGCCGTCGCGGCCGAGCAGCCCACGGCGTACACGAACGACCTCGACGGCTGGATCAAGGAGTCGCTGGCCGTCATGGCCGAGCACGGGATCCCCGGCAGCTACGAGGGCATCCACCGCAACATCATGCGCGAGTCCTCGGGCAACCCGCTGGTCGTCAACAACTGGGACTCGAACGCCGCCGCCGGGATCCCGTCCAAGGGCCTCCTCCAGGTCATCGACCCGACCTTCCAGGCCTACCACGTGCCCGGTACGTCGATGGACAGCCTCGACCCGGTCGCCAACATCACGGCCGCGTGCAACTACGCCGCCGACAAGTACGGCTCGATCGACAACGTGTTCGGGGCGTACTGA